The stretch of DNA TGAAACACTGTCAAAGCATGAAGGTGAATGACCGTGAAGTGTTtcaaaaaaaggggaaatgcTGTTTTTGTAACAAGGAACCGctgtaaatacatacataaaccaGTCAAAACAATAGTTTTCACATCTAGTTTccttaaaaacaacataaatccaCTGTTAAATTCACTTACACCGTGTTTATAAGAGAGCTTCACATTTTCAGTGAGCGTGTGTCAGTGAGTCTCTAAATTTAAACTCCCCtgtctttgcttttgttttattttggttggTCCTCTGCCGCACGTTGTCTCTCTCACATCATTTTCCGTGTGGCTCATGatgagaaacaggaagtgagaggagcagcagaaacagcagcagcagaaacagcagcagcagcagcagcagcagcagagtgaggaAGGGAAGTGAGATCTGCCTAACACACACGTCTGACGAGCAGCAGATTATAATCCTCCTCACAGGTAAGAGCTTTATTCTCCTGTAAATGTTTTACTGATGCTTTGGATTTgattttattactttaaaattcaaaaaattcaacatctgaacatttaaaaataatatagtaacttatttattattattttacattctgtacagttttacagtgttattaactgatatatatatatatatatatatatacatatatattataaaagaaaagataatTGAACAATAACATATTAGTTTATATTCTTTGTTGTTATGTTGTAAATTTTATGGGGAAGTTGTTTTTCGCTGAAGCTCAAAACCACTGTGATGTCATGGAACTACGACTGACAGCTATCATTTATTCACtctgccatctctctctctctatatatatatatatgaaatgtgcttttaatatataaatatgtgtatatatgtatgtgtgtgtgtgtgtgtgtgtgtgtgtgtgtgtgagttcacaCGTCATGGTCACACTGCTGGTGTCAGTGAAGCTGACACATCCTGTGTTTCCTGTCAGATTACAGGAAGACAGCGgtgtgatatatatgtatatatatgtatatatatatatatgtatatatatgtatgtatataaaaagcccatttcttatttattatatatgtgcatatgtatatatacctacatgtatacgtgtgtgtatatatgtatatatatttatatgtatatatagttcttacacacacatagacacatacagtatatatggcacatttattatttattatatatgtgtgtgtatgtatgtgtatatataaatacatatatgtctatatatgtttgtgtatatattgatgtagatatatatttcttctacacacacatatacatatatatactgtatgtatgcggcacatttcatatttattatatatatgtgtatgtatgcgctcacatacacacataaacttgtttttacatgttAGTGAGGACATATAATGGCCccttaatcctaaccttaactacAACTACAAAGTGCCTAACCTGgtccaggtcttaaccctgaaaaagtccCTCAAAGCTGTGGGGGGCCAGACAAGGTGTGGcccacacactcatgcacaaacagatgtgtgtgtgtgtgtgggtgtggttcACACTCACTTCCTCTTGTTCTCTTCTTCACGTCACAGGAGATGAAATAattctgtaaatgtttttttgatcTTTTCTTGTAGGTCAGATCTCACGATGGCTCAAGGCTGCCTCAAGTGTTTGAAGTTCGTCATGTGCATCGCCAACTTGTTCTGTTTTGTATGTAAACTCTGTCTCATTTACACACATCACTGTGGTTTcttttactgtataatatatatattatatgatatgatCATATAATGTTACTTATTTAAGACTAAGctatcttaagaatgtgtttgcaaCTTTATCTCACCCTTAAATAACTTTTACTGGCCAGAAACTGATgttagtaaaccactcactctcccacaccaaagtccatagagaaaatcagggatttaaacatcacacacacacacaggagttgttgatccactgctgcctccatcactaagtactaaggtcttattttgtcaattcggcatttaaaatcctttgtttagattgacctcagtgacacaaagtgaccacacgaggcagcagaggaccagcagctcctgtgtccccgcagctaaaatcactgattttctctctggactttggtgtgggagaatgagtggttttacttcctgttggaaaagtctgtctaacactGAGATGAAGACGTcaacgtgttcttaagatacATGAGACTTAAGGTCAACTCAGCTAACATAGTATTTAAGACTCCTTTAAGACTTCAGTGCTAGAACTAAACACCCATGAGCAAGGCAGCATGGCAGCGTGGCCGTGTCCTGACTGTAGTTTGACGCCGTGTGTGTCGTCAGGTGTGCGGCGTGTCAGTGATCGGCTTGGGCGTCTACATGATGATGACCTTGCACGAGTTCACGCTGCTGATGATCAACGGCAAAGTGGCACACATGCTGCTCATCAGCGGCATCGTCATCACCTGCATCTCCTTCCTGGGCTTCCTGGGAGCGCTGAAGGAGAACCGCTGTCTGCTACtcatggtacacacacacacacacacacacacactcacaagctTATTTTCTTTGATCTAGTGTAcatcatgtgacatgtttgtgttgttgttgacagtACTTCCTGCTGTTGTTCCTCCTGATGTTGGTGGAGTTGACTGCAGCCTGTTTACTCCTCATGTATGAGGATCAGGTACGTTTGTGTTGTTCACTTCTCTCACTGCTGTGGTGTCATGGTGTGTAGTGTTGTTGTGTACTGTTGTAGTGTGGTGTACTGTTGTAGTGTTGCGTATTGTTGTgtagtgttgtgtgttgttgtggactgttgtattgttgtgtaGTGTTGTGTAGCTTTGCATATTGTTGTGCAGTGTActgttgtattgttgtgtaGTGTTGTGTATTATTGTGTAGTGTTGTGTATTGTTGTGTAGTGTTGTGTATTGTTGTGTAGTATTGTGTAGTCTTGTGTATAGTTGTATTGTTGTGTAGTGTTGTGTATTGTTGTGTAGTGTTGTGTATTGTTGTGTATTGTTGTGCAGTGTTGTGTATTGTTGTGTATTGTTGTGTAGTGTTGTGTAGTGTTGTGTATTGTTGTGTAGTGTTGTGTAGTGTTGTGTATTGTTGTGTAGTGTTgtgtattgttgtattgttgtgtattgttgtgcagtgttgtgtattgttgtgtattgttgtgtcgtgttgtgtAGTGTTGTGTAGTGTTGTGTATTGTTGTGTAGTGTTGTGCAGGGCTGGACTACCATGATTATTTATAGGACATGTGGAGGCACATGTGTTGTTTCACagtaatttagtcatcgattaacaATCCAATGATTAATGTCATGTAGTGTAGTTTACTGTTGTGTACTGTGCTAATCTGGTGGGCGGAGCTTAGAAGAGAGAGACCTGATCCCAGAACATGAGTATTTCATGACCTGGGAGTTTGATGAGAATGAACTTGCATACTGCAAGCTTTAAAacctttgtatttatttattaattaatttatttatattattatgacGACACACTGCTGTTGACTGTTGCTTTGCTTTAATCTGGTTAGATTGCGCCTACGGTGGAAAAGGAGCTGACTGAACAACTGAAAAAAGCTCGAGGACAAGCAGGAAACTCCACCAGTGAGCGGCGGGACCTGGTTCAGACTCAAGTGAGCGGGTGGTGGGACCCTATTCAGACTCAGGTGAGTGAGTGGTGGGACCTGGTTCAGACTCAGGTGAGCGGGTGGTGGGACCTGGTTCAGACTCAGGTTAGCGGGTGGTGGGACCCGGTTCAGACTCAGGTGAGCGAGTGGTGGGACCTGGTTCAGACTCAAGTGAGCAGGTGGTGGGACCCTGTTCAGACTCAGGTGGGTGAGTGGTGGGACCTGGTTCAGACTCAGGTGAGCGGGTGGTGGGACCTGGTTCAGACTCAGGTTAGCGGGTGGTGGGACCCGGTTCAGACTCAGGTGAGCGAGTGGTGGGACCTGGTTCAGACTCAAGTGAGCAGGTGGTGGGACCCTGTTCAGACTCAGGTGGGTGAGTGGTGGGACCTGGTTCAGACTCAGGTGAGCGGGTGGTGGGACCTGGTTCAGACTCAGGTGAGTGAGTGGTGGGACCTGGTTCATGATCCGGGTGAGTGAGTGGTGGGACCTGGTTCAGACTCAGGTGAGTGAGTGGTGGGACCTGGTTCAGACTCAGGTGAGCGCGTGGTGGGACGTGGTTCAGACTCAGGTGAGCGAGTGGTGGGACGTGGTTCAGACTCAGGTGAGCGGGTGGTGGGACCTGGTTCAGACTCAGTGatagattgttgttgtttacttttaaaacgCTGTGTTCCAGCTGGACTGCTGTGGAGTCTACAACGTGTCGGACTGGAAGAACGAGGTGCCGAAGTCGTGCTGCCAGACAACTTGTGACGTCCCCAAACTGCCATACAGAGAGAAGGTAGACACTGAAGTAACggtcatgaacacatgaatctaAAGCTGCGctatgcaacacacacacactggaaataATTTACATTCTAGAATAAATTTCAATCACTTActtaatttgagaaaaaagtctaaattctgacttttttaactcttaAATTCTGACAAGTCAGAATTCAAACTTTTACTTAACTCTGAgatttcagacttttttttactttactctcagaattcagacttttttggAACTTAACTCTTGAATTTTGActtaaaaaaacccccaaaactctcagaatttgtcattttgtctctggattctttctcttttttacattttgtttcaaaaacaaaaaattttctgtaaaactgaaatcacaaaattctgactttcaaGTTAAATCTTTGAATTCGGACTTTTtggaattcacattttttttctcaaagtcacaattcagataaaaaaataatatccttttattctcagaattctcttttttgtctcttccgtaagtgtaaataaaaaaacagcaacacacacacacacacacacacacacatgcacttctAAACTATAATTATAGTaagacattttgaaatattaagCGTTTCCAAAACTGGCGTTTAAACGTCgcttctgtgtggataaaaaaagacttcctgtgtctcagctgtgtcttttgtgtcttttgtgtctcAGGGTTGTTTTGACGCTCTGAAGACGCAGTTTGAAGATAATTTTCTCAACATTGGAATCTCTGTCATTGTTATCTGCATCGTGGAGGTAAAATGGCCGACGggtttaaagctgcactgcgactttttttttaaacttgactttcagaattctgacttttctttaCTTAACTCAGACTTTActttcagaattctgatttttttttttaaatttgactttcagaattctgacttttcttaacccagaattttgacttttttttattaaacttcACTCagaatttggacatttttttaaataactcaattttttttaaatttttgtttttatttaactcagattttttttacttaactcagaatacagacttttttttacacaactttttttttaaaagaaacatatttctcagaattctgacttttctttaCTTAACTCAGAatgtatcctttttttcagaatttttacttttcttttaattaactcttaattttttctttttctacttaACCCAGactatttttgattttatttcatacttaactcagaattctgactctttAACTTAACTCTCCAATTTTTTTTGACTTAACTCAgaattattttttacttaactctttcctacttttttttacttaactctcgtcattttattttttttacttaactttcagactttttttgtatcaattttatttaataatgtgattttgTGGATTCTTTTTTGACATTGACAGGTTCTGGGGATGTGTTTCGCGATGACGCTCTTCTGCCACATCAGCAGATCCGGACTCGGTTATAAATTATAAAAGAGCGATGATGTAACCGCTGTCGCTCCCGGACTGGCAAATGTACGAGGACGCCTGAGGATTCTGATGAAAACATTGTTACCACGGCAACGACAGTGACCCTCAGCGAAACGCGTCACTAAATAAATGATAgtgttaaaatacaataatgtaaataaatttATTTTAGATGAAGACgttgattttaaacattaagattttatattttaacattaagAATCAACATTTGACAGAGAACTATGTTTagtctcatttttatttagtaCATAGTTTTGTTTGAAGATATTGCTGTAACGttattttgtcagtgtttgtctgcGTTACATTAACCCACACACttttataaatgttaaaatgctgtAATACAGTATAAACCTCAGTGACTCGTCGCCATTTACTCTGATCATCAGTGTTTCCTGTCTTAAGTGTGTGCTTCACTGATCGGTGGTGAAAACATGAATTTTTAACCACTTCCTCTTTAAACTCTGCTCAACCTTCACTCGCTTCCTAaaacctcactcactcatcagtTTCATCAGTAACACAAAAGTGTTTCTAAATTAGcactttttaaattaacttaagGGAAAAACCATTTTCATCATGAAACCAAAACCAGGCTGGAAATAACTTACATTCTCGAATAGATTTGAATCATTTACTTAATTTGaggaaaaagtctgaattctgacttttttttctcaaattgtGACTTTTAGTTTATGCTTAGAATTCTGAATTAACTCAGAACTaccagaattcagactttaagtTGACTATAAAATTCTAACTTTAACTTACTCATaatcatgactttttttaaaactttacttTCAAATTCTTTTACTTAACTTATAATTCAGACTTTAAGTTAACTCTCagaatacacttttttttttttaaacttaactcTCAAATTGTGACTTTAACTTGACTTTCAAATTCTGACTTTGTTATTCACTCAGAATTCCGATTTGTTAACTTAactctcagaattcagactttagaattcacattttttttctcaaagtcaCATTTCAGAGAAAGAAATATTCCGACTTTATTTTCAGAActctcttttttgtctcttccGTAAGAGTAAATAAAAAACCCAGCAGGTAACACagaagaaatgtatttatttaaagaataaaTCCTGCATCaatattttaagataaaaatacTAAGATTTCctttacactttaaaataattttgttcttttttttttttaaaaccatcacacaaaaaatagaaacaagtacaattttgtaattaaaaaaaaaaaaaaaaaatgtaactgtaCACAGCAGAATATGGAACAAACCCTGACACCTCATAAACTATCAACACGTGTTGGAATTCACCTACAGatatgaaaagacaaaaagaaaactactgTTACAGCTCTGTGCACCTCAAATTGCTGTGTTAAGACCCCTCCCCGTCCCCCTCCCCTGCCCCCTGCGGGTCTACAGAGGAAGCTCAGCGTCGTGTGAGTGAGTTttgataaagttttttttttagggattTCCAGTGAGTGTGGCACTTTCTTCTCGTTCCAGATAAACACAGTTGTATTTAAAGTCCGTCTCAGTCCAcgcttttattatttaaaaaaataaccctTTCACTTCATGCTAACATTGTTGTTAGCCGAGCTCACTCCTGCTCCGACGTCGTTAGAAAACATTCCTCATTTTGCGCTACgatgattatcattattactattgctcaaaaatgtttttgttccatTCAGCAGCCGAACTTTGCTAACCTACGCCTTAAATATTGAAAACAGactcaagttttatttaaaccaCAAACCACTCGCTAACAACGACAAGCTACGTTTACAGTTCTGACGATTGAATAAATGTCAGTCGTAGTGAAAACCTACGTTAAAATGCCTCCACGACTGTGTTTGTGCTCAAGgtgtcaaagaaaaaagaaaagaaaaaaaatgccccGAAGTGAAcggaaaaattaaagaaaataaagcttCATCCACACCACGTTTTTACGAGAAAGTTTTTTCAGGGTCCACTTTTACGAGACTTTCTTTCCGTGGTCTGTATTTACGATTtttttcagggtctgtttttacaagatttctTAATTGTGGCGCTCACTTCCACTGGAGCTTTTGTGTGAGTATATGCCAACGATTTAGCAAATATCGCAATACCATGATTATAACGTATCGCGGCGTCTCTGGCGATTTCCACTCCGAGTTATCGATGCAATAATTCATCATCTGCACAAAAATCGCAACTGGTGTTTTTAGTCAATACTCGGTAAACGGTGAAAAGTCAGAGCTAAGATTTAAACAGTTTTTGCTCGTCCAGACTAAAACAGTTTTTTCTTGTCCAATAGTCAAACTAAACTGGGTCTAGCAGAAATTTCTGATTGGTTCTATTTTCTAAAATGTTGggggtcatttaaaaaaaaaaaaaaaggacatcgTAATGTGGATGCAGCTTGAAAGTGATGTGAAGTTAGAGACAGTACCGCCTTAAGAGAACATTCTGGTTGAAAAGACGTGAGACAACATTTAACAATTTAATCCACCTTCAATAAATACGTGAAAGACGGAAATCAGATTTTGACCCTGACAAAAAACGGCTGAAAACTACGGCAGAACCATCAGAACCACAGTCCACGACAGCCATGGTTTCCaacccaaaaaacaaacagtttcacGTGAAAGTGACAACATCTTCTCTCTTTCCACCATGTGTCgcctttatttgttttaaccTGGTCTCAAATTTAAGGCACCTCGTCTTGCACTTTATTGTTTAGAAACTTATTGCTTCCTGAAGCAGAGAACACCTGAGCATTTGCTTTAAGGGCTCAACAAGAAAAGTTTTTAACCACAAAACAATGACAGCGACAGAAGAAACCCAGAGGTGACGCTAAGTGTGTTTACGTTCACGTTAAAAGTCAAAGACCAAGACAATAAGTCAGTTTTCTCaaagtcatgtaaacacgttagtccgacgaGAACCAAGTTTTTGCTctgaggacagaagagttgtTGTCGTGGTTACGTCTACGTCCTTATGATGCACGTGGAGACGCCCTGTGCTTTGCTAACACGCCCAGAACATCGTTTCCTACAAAAGTCGCGGGGGAACGC from Solea solea chromosome 8, fSolSol10.1, whole genome shotgun sequence encodes:
- the LOC131463746 gene encoding leukocyte surface antigen CD53-like, whose protein sequence is MAQGCLKCLKFVMCIANLFCFVCGVSVIGLGVYMMMTLHEFTLLMINGKVAHMLLISGIVITCISFLGFLGALKENRCLLLMYFLLLFLLMLVELTAACLLLMYEDQIAPTVEKELTEQLKKARGQAGNSTSERRDLVQTQVSGWWDPIQTQLDCCGVYNVSDWKNEVPKSCCQTTCDVPKLPYREKGCFDALKTQFEDNFLNIGISVIVICIVEVLGMCFAMTLFCHISRSGLGYKL